A single genomic interval of Gossypium raimondii isolate GPD5lz chromosome 11, ASM2569854v1, whole genome shotgun sequence harbors:
- the LOC105802449 gene encoding xyloglucan O-acetyltransferase 4: MMILGKLPPFFLSCLLLTIIFIVFILCSPNPFNPISKSDLHQTLALPNSTSHGYDDDEILKCDLFKGEWVPDLQGSLYTNWSCSTIPTSKNCFHHGRKDKEFLKWRWKPHQCQLPRFDPKTFLEFVQGKKLGFIGDSVARNHMDSLLCLLSMIETPVDHYKDSEDRQRVWYFPGHDFTLMILWTKFLVDGEERVINGSSSGIFDLHLHKIDKKWTTDLPVLDYIIISDAHWFFRTIYLHNDTGVVGCVYCDHPNVTDFGVGFALRMAFRSALNHINRCRECKARVTLVRTFSPAHFENGAWDTGGRCNRTSPLSEREIKLTSNEWELRSLQMEEIEKANIEGNKKGTKFAALDVTRAMLMRPDGHPGEFWGNKWMNGYNDCVHWCLPGPIDTWNDFLFEVLRRKVI, encoded by the exons ATGATGATACTTGGGAAGCTCCCTCCATTTTTCTTATCTTGTCTTCTTCTAACCATCATATTCATAGTCTTCATCCTCTGTTCTCCAAACCCTTTCAACCCCATCTCCAAATCTGACCTTCATCAAACACTTGCTTTGCCCAATTCTACCTCTCATG GTTATGACGATGATGAGATTCTCAAGTGTGACTTGTTTAAGGGAGAATGGGTGCCTGACCTGCAAGGTTCTTTATATACGAACTGGAGTTGTTCAACGATTCCTACTTCAAAGAATTGTTTCCACCATGGAAGAAAAGACAAAGAGTTTTTGAAATGGAGATGGAAACCTCATCAGTGTCAGCTTCCCAGGTTTGATCCTAAGACTTTCCTGGAATTTGTTCAAGGGAAGAAACTTGGGTTCATAGGTGACTCAGTTGCCAGGAACCACATGGACTCCCTCCTTTGTCTCCTCTCAATG ATAGAAACTCCGGTGGATCATTACAAAGATTCCGAAGACCGGCAACGGGTATGGTACTTTCCCGGTCATGATTTCACTCTCATGATTCTTTGGACGAAATTCCTAGTAGACGGTGAAGAACGAGTGATCAATGGTTCATCATCTGGTATTTTTGATTTGCACCTTCATAAAATTGATAAGAAATGGACCACAGATCTTCCTGTTCTAGACTATATCATCATCTCGGACGCACATTGGTTTTTCCGAACGATTTACCTACACAACGACACTGGTGTTGTCGGATGTGTGTACTGCGATCATCCGAATGTGACCGATTTTGGTGTCGGGTTCGCCCTCAGGATGGCTTTTCGATCGGCATTAAACCATATCAACCGCTGCAGGGAGTGCAAAGCGAGGGTGACCCTCGTCCGGACGTTTTCGCCGGCTCATTTCGAGAACGGGGCATGGGATACAGGAGGAAGATGCAATAGGACAAGCCCTTTGAGTGAAAGAGAGATTAAGTTGACAAGTAATGAATGGGAACTGAGGAGCTTGCAAATGGAAGAGATTGAAAAGGCAAATATAGAAGGAAATAAGAAAGGAACGAAGTTTGCAGCATTGGATGTGACAAGGGCAATGTTGATGAGACCTGATGGTCACCCTGGTGAGTTCTGGGGAAATAAATGGATGAATGGATATAATGACTGTGTCCATTGGTGTTTGCCCGGTCCGATTGATACTTGGAACGATTTCTTATTTGAAGTTTTGAGAAGAAaagttatataa